Proteins from a single region of Cryptococcus neoformans var. neoformans JEC21 chromosome 6 sequence:
- a CDS encoding expressed protein — protein sequence MLKRLDLVTTALLAVTGVAGKITYSETNDTITLSSDRLTLGVNKTLGAMTGLEFDNVDVLGPVSGRIGMGYFDCYCIPAVNTSVWTPDNPNPQSSRHYYVGQSQMASFEVHQGNDRNNNPWIGLIMSETYEGTGQFFQQWWFLRDGEPGYHTFTRLQFDNGTEGIDLGNLQEFRQVISPNSDIWTHLVTNDVQYGHLPSDEATGNQTTVQDATWYYNITEGNPYRTESSDYFTKYEWADLYGDHFAHGFYADGTASNGSTLGFWTVFNNLEGYTGGPLRSDLVVDTNIYNYYASNHRGASTMNITSGFDRIFGPTFIYLNKDGDLHNLYDDAKSYANTSFAADFYDDVADLIPGYVNSSGRGDFKAQISLPEGASNPKIILAQSGVDPQDNVDYTAKQYWTNVSSDGRVTIPRVQAGTYRVTLYAEGIFGQFEQDEVVVSAGDGDGAEFRINWEAECHGIELWRLGVPDKTAGEFLHGFAKDPDHTLHQEEYREYWGAWDFPTDFPDGVNYTIGTSDPSKDWNYVHYSRYGGSFTRPEYVLDNVNAWTVNWVPEGGLDVSGKTAALTVQLAGARTASGNLDLPEPTSNYSNVDYTVNVNGNPLTWTILYNQSSSCSDRSGIACYNLRNVFTFPGEWLKNDTNNVFEFALPYNASGGDVNFRNYSISVLYDAIRLELSD from the exons ATGTTAAAGCGACTTGATCTGGTAACTACAGCTCTTCTGGCCGTGACAGGTGTTGCGGGGAAGATTACCTACTCTGAGACGAATGACA CCATCACTCTATCTTCTGATAGATTGACTCTGGG GGTAAATAAGACGTTGGGCGCTATGACAGGTCTTGAGTTTGACAATGTAGATGTCTTGGGTCCTGTGTCTGGCCGTATTGGTATGGG CTATTTTGACTGCTATTGCATTCCTGCCGTAAATACTTCAGTATGGACACCGGACAACCCAAACCCACAATCATCTCGTCATT ATTATGTCGGCCAATCTCAGATGGCCAGTTTCGAAGTCCATCAAGGGAATGACAGAAACAATAACCCTTGGATTGGCTTGATCATGAGCGAAACG TATGAGGGTACAGGTCAATTCTTCCAGCAATGGTGGTTCTTACGTGATGGCGAACCTGGCTACCACACCTTTACTAGACTCCAGTTCGACAATGGGACTGAGGGTATTGATTTAGGTAATTTGCAAGAGTTCCGCCAAGTG ATCTCCCCTAATAGCGACATCTGGACCCATCTTGTGACGAACGACGTCCAATACGGTCATCTCCCCTCTGATGAAGCTACGGGTAACCAGAC TACTGTTCAAGATGCTACATGGTACTACAACATCACTGAAGGGAACCCCTATAGAACCGAATC TTCTGACTATTTTACCAAGTATGAATGGGCAGATCTCTATG GTGATCACTTTGCCCACGGTTTCTATGCCGACGGAACAGCCTCAAATGGTTCAACCCTCGGCTTCTGGACTGTGTTCAACAATCTCGAAGGATACACGGGTGGACCGTTGCGCTCCGATCTAGTGGTTGATACCAACATCTACAATT ATTATGCCTCAAATCACCGTGGTGCCTCAACTATGAATATTACCTCTGGCTTTGATAGGATCTTTGGTCCGACATTCATCTATTTGAATAAGGACGGTGACCTTCATAATCTTTATGACGATGCAAAGAGTTACGC CAATACTTCTTTCGCTGCCGACTTTTACGACGATGTCGCCGACCTCATTCCAGGTTACGTCAATTCGTCTGGTCGAGGCGACTTCAAAGCTCAAATTAGCTTACCGGAGGGTGCATCCAACCCCAAAATTATCCTAGCGCAGAGCGGAGTTGATCCTCAGGATAATGTGGATTACA CTGCCAAGCAGTACTGGACCAATGTATCATCCGATGGCAGGGTCACCATCCCTCGTGTTCAAGCAGGCACTTATAGAGTTACCCTTTACGCTGAAG GCATCTTTGGCCAGTTTGAGCAAGATGAAGTTGTGGTCAGCGCCGGTGACGGAGATGGTGCTGAGTTCCGAATCAATTGGGAAGCCGAATGTCACG GTATCGAACTTTGGAGGCTTGGGGTCCCAGATAAG ACCGCCGGCGAGTTCCTTCACGGCTTCGCCAAAGATCCCGACCATACCCTTCACCAAGAAGAATATCGAGAATATTGGGGTGCATGGGACTTCCCCACCGATTTCCCTGACGGTGTGAACTACACGATCGGCACCAGTGACCCTTCGAAGGACTGG AACTACGTGCATTACAGCCGATATGGAGGCTCGTTTACCCGACCGGAGTATGTATTGGATAACGTCAATGCCTGGACTGTCAACTGGGTACCCGAAGGTGGGCTGGATGTCAGTGGGAAGACTGC TGCTCTTACTGTCCAACTC GCTGGCGCACGAACTGCTTCCGGTAATCTTGACTTACCCGAGCCGACTTCCAACTATTCCAATGTCGATTACACTGTCAACGTGAACGGTAACCCTCTCACTTGGACCATCCTTTACAATcagtcttcatcttgctcaGATAGGAGTGGCATTGCTTGTTACAATTTGAGGAACGT GTTCACGTTCCCTGGAGAATGGCTGAAGAACGATACCAACAACGTGTTCGAGTTTGCTCTGCCTTACAATGCTAGCGGTGGGGATGTGAACTTCAGGAATTACTCGATTTCTGTTTT GTATGACGCTATCCGGCTTGAGCTCTCCGATTAG
- a CDS encoding oxysterol binding protein, putative, which produces MSARPSRRPSSTSIKSALEENKPEGADVPDEQKAGWASFIKSLARMTGDLSSMTAPPFILSPTSLTEFPAYWCEHPTAFASISEGKDEFERAERVLRWFIGTLKAQYTTRNEKMGSEKKPLNPVLGELFYGVWPDQDGRGETKLVVEQVSHHPPITAYYIENAKAGVKLQGHSGQKTSFTGTAINVKQSGHAILTVKPKNGHAEEKYLITLPKLRIEGIIWGSPYIELTETNAIQSSTGYTTQIDYKGKGYFSGKAHSFKATITKSGKTLQSYEGQWTGNSYVGKKSGPLFLDTNEAKEEVTVKPIEEQGEWESRKLWDKVAKGIRGQNYDEAGREKSRIENEQRQRRRDEAAAGITWQHVHFTHVDSDEEYRSLAELLHDKLTPVHEDAYVFKANI; this is translated from the exons ATGTCAGCGCGCCCCTCTCGTCGCCCTTCCTCTACTTCCATCAAATCCGCCCTTGAAGAAAACAAGCCAGAAG GCGCCGACGTACCGGATGAGCAAAAGGCAGGATGGGCCAGTTTCATCAAGAGTCTTGCCCGTATGACGGGCGATCTCAGCTCGATGACTGCTCCCCCTT TCATCCTCTCTCCAACTTCTCTTACTGAATTCCCCGCTTACTGGTGCGAGCACCCTACGGCATTTGCCAGTATCTCTGAGGGCAAGGATGAGTTTGAGCGTGCAGAGAGGGTGCTTAGGTGGTTCATTGGCACGCTCAAGGCTCAGTACACT ACCCGTAACGAGAAGATGGGTTCCGAAAAGAAGCCTTTGAACCCCGTCCTTGGAGAGCTTTTCTACGGTGTATGGCCTGACcaggatggaaggggagagaCCAAGTTGGTCGTAGAGCAAGTGTCCCACCACCCTCCTATC ACTGCTTA CTACATCGAAAACGCCAAAGCTGGGGTCAAGCTCCAAGGTCATTCTGGTCAAAAGACTTCCTTCACTGGTACAGCCATCAACG TCAAGCAATCCGGTCATGCCATCCTTACCGTCAAGCCAAAGAACGGTCATGCCGAGGAAAAGTATTTGATCACTCTCC CCAAGCTTCGGATTGAGGGCATCATCTGGGGTAGCCCGTACATCGAGCTGACCGAAACCAACGCTATCCAATCCAGCACTGGTTACACCACTCAGATTGACTACAAGGGCAAAGGCTACTTCTCCGGTAAAGCCCATTCGTTCAAAGCGACAATCACCAAGTCTGGTAAAACTCTGCAATCTTACGAGGGCCAGTGGACAGGTAACTCATATGtcgggaagaagagtgggcCTTTGTTCTTGGATACGAACGaggcgaaggaggaggtCACCGTTAAGCCCATAGAAGAGCAGGGCGAGTGGGAGAGTAGAAAGCTTTGGGACAAGGTCGCAAAAGGGATCAGGGGTCAGAACTACGATGAGGCTGGTAGAGAAAAATCTAGAATAGAG AACGAGCAGCGACAGCGACGTAGAGATGAAGCTGCCGCCGGTATAACATGGCAGCACGTCCATTTTACCCATGTCGActctgatgaagaatacCGATCCCTTGCCGAGTTGCTCCACGACAAGCTCACGCCTGTGCATGAAGATGCCTACGTTTTCAAAGCGAACATCTAA
- a CDS encoding histone deacetylation-related protein, putative: MDTINPPTPPSRNIVVEAPAAESGTAAVETTSTSVEMEMDVGAAAPEGTDAVELLLNISHAVDSSTRSEMVAQEGAETLLEAVQGLSPEQELVPDTADPEPLSAHEPEPEPEPKRKRKKHPTHYLGEDNTIIRCICGFTEDDGFTIQCEGCGAWEHGMCFGFNDVDSAPDQYLCELCDPRPVDKEGARRIQLRMIEQQRLAREAGARIPGPGEKPRSKGGKRRKEQSNSVPEEGGGEMGPPAKPRRGRQQSNKSRTKAPMEASSPAIGDDYFKIDPWAMEYTPIEQNIPRGLPVRRVLRQLYEEWIESLPEQEKEREDNTAASHLPSPTETGLLRLSPDAIFPPPNYSPLAPPLPPVFLTAPSLSSLTPSLIIKPVPSPSSSSGFTTSFLPPTYRDHLTMRAIYTRPTVYGVFTSESFETGTFLGEYLGELVDPATYRQDPINQYTLLGVPKPHVHALGPPINLMIDARNYGSPLRFVRNGCHPNAVIRPIVWRTPSSSSSSSSSSSEGSPKIAFGLFTSRPIPPRGEIILGWEWDDQHLVHSLPLIHPTSSPSTGAVTYPNWQKNLSRGQAEELGWRYERLLGCLWGVFAGCGCASGGAGGKAENKGPGSCALEQMMEFWRVTTGRSNLKPQPPRVVTETEAEGEGEPELDQDGEREDREKERDMAYLGPLVGSVRGWRNRELEVESVKQWMGTGALPLLSSVDMDMELRRNSVASGKEKKKKPAEEERRVSIDSQATQEQEEIGEEEEHEKGKMDVDQLTEPAPSPSPSPPTPPLNRRQLSASKPQAHPTVGDRPPTPPHLPPSSSLSPPPRRSSFGTTVPHSEPITEVSEPESEKRPHTEEGREDDGSEDDSADVEEGMDVHQREDGLEEDEGALSDATTVTLPRSGRSPSLSSLGSTDGSDDSSLSDTQNVSRESEDEGDDEDERVVINASKMKKKVVPSSPPLPPSKSKPNQPKLQSQVPGPKSKDRVKPLVKDREKNKVQSKSGKPFSSPNNGHQVKAKAKRGDLSQAQSSRQRPDSSSSSIKDREKLGKKPVPVGIGAGLKGSKKRAKRIVSSSETEEDEVRVKKKLKEKEKEKKSEQKPSLPSVVAVNSDGPAPKEATPPPKPPLPLTPPPLLTFLSVKEPTPPAPVPEPVPKEPTPPPPEPPKKVSLSEYLKTHKFRKESQTPSPAANTGASGNGGAAGSTAVGAGIPGLGGYLPPKPPSTSAEAPKSEHVEHENREESNPPNSFVPTNTSATVATSASTSGLNLFEHLPSSRGSASGSALGLGPEGNSGLDLVNASGPLSAVEPTPAPVSATKNSDDNDPLSSSAIATALSLASAITSATSRGQNVNHEASIGATRPVMQSSTSTSYVPRQSQPQVQSTPSSATISLPMPTSASKDHFVHPLPSTPSIPPPATPNNAVSAAARVSSSYIPRQVSSSSMTSAGGVEEPHSPHRGFTGLYGRRERERSPIRGDFRDRDRERDRDWDRDRDRDRRPLSHNHRDLPERPSTSTSTSTSIPPPLAARDLPPHTSSTLPGTPSGLAKTTGLGLGLPRAPPTGPKVPPTGPRAFSGSGAPGAGVETAANTPTAGGLGGVGAGLGLSRGRGFRGFAPRGVWRGRGFRGRGRGG; this comes from the exons ATGGACACCATCAACCCACCCACGCCACCATCGCGAAACATCGTGGTGGAGGCGCCAGCGGCAGAGAGTGGGACAGCGGCGGTGGAGACCACGAGCACCTCGGTGGAAATGGAGATGGACGTGGGCGCAGCAGCTCCAGAGGGCACAGACGCTGTAGAGCTGTTACTCAATATCTCCCATGCCGTCGATTCGTCAACGCGGAGCGAGATGGTGGCCCAGGAAGGTGCAGAGACGTTGCTAGAGGCTGTGCAAGGGCTGTCGCCAGAGCAAGAACTTGTGCCAGACACAGCAGACCCCGAACCATTATCAGCACATGAACCCGAACCTGAACCTGAACCGAAACGCAAGCGCAAAAAACATCCCACGCATTACCTTGGTGAAGATAACACTATTATTCGCTGTATATGTGGGTTTACAGAAGACGACGGGTTCACGATTCAATGTGAAGGGTGTGGTGCATGGGAGCACGGCATGTGTTTTGGCTTCAACGACGTTGACTCAGCACCTGATCAGTACTTGTGCGAGTTGTGTGACCCGAGACCCGTGGACAAGGAAGGTGCTAGGCGTATACAGTTGAGGATGAttgagcagcagcggtTAGCGAGAGAAGCCGGTGCGAGAATACCAGGTCCGGGAGAGAAGCCTAGAAGCAAGGGCGGTAAAAGGCGAAAAGAGCAATCCAATTCTGTGCCAGAAGAGGGCGGTGGCGAAATGGGCCCTCCAGCCAAGCCTCGAAGAGGGCGTCAACAATCCAACAAATCTCGAACCAAGGCGCCAATGGAGGCTTCTTCACCCGCTATCGGAGACGACTACTTCAAGATCGACCCCTGGGCTATGGAATATACACCGATTGAGCAAAATATTCCACGAGGCTTGCCCGTGAGACGGGTCTTGAGACAGTTGTACGAGGAGTGGATCGAATCATTGCCAGagcaggaaaaggagagagaagataaTACGGCAGCTTCGCATCTCCCCTCACCTACAGAAACAGGTCTACTTCGTCTGTCTCCTGATGCCATTTTCCCACCACCAAATTATTCTCCCCTGGCGCCTCCACTTCCCCCAGTATTCCTCactgctccttctctttcctccctcactccatctctcatcaTAAAACCTGtaccctctccatcttcctcatcaggCTTCACCACCTCATTCTTACCCCCTACCTACCGCGATCATCTCACAATGCGAGCCATCTACACCCGTCCTACCGTCTATGGCGTCTTCACCTCCGAATCCTTCGAAACAGGTACTTTCCTTGGTGAATACCTTGGCGAATTGGTCGACCCCGCGACATACAGACAGGATCCAATCAATCAATATACGTTGCTCGGCGTGCCGAAACCGCATGTGCATGCTCTAGGCCCGCCGATAAATTTAATGATTGATGCGAGAAATTATGGGTCACCGTTGAGATTTGTGAGAAACGGATGTCATCCAAATGCCGTCATCCGCCCCATTGTCTGGAGAacgccttcctcttcttcatcctcctcatcgtcatcatccgagGGCTCACCAAAAATTGCTTTCGGCCTCTTCACTTCCCGACCTATCCCACCCCGAGGAGAAATTATCCTTGGTTGGGAATGGGACGACCAGCACCTTGTCcactcccttcctcttATTCATCCgacatcctctccttcaactgGTGCTGTGACTTACCCCAACTGGCAAAAGAATTTATCAAGAGGACAAGCGGAAGAATTAGGGTGGAGATATGAAAGGTTGTTGGGATGTTTGTGGGGGGTGTTTGCTGGATGTGGGTGTGCATCCGGTGGGGCTGGTGGGAAGGCGGAAAATAAAGGCCCGGGAAGCTGTGCGCTGGAGCAAATGATGGAGTTTTGGCGAGTCACCACTGGAAGGTCGAATTTGAAACCCCAACCCCCTCGAGTCGTTACGGAGACAGAGgccgaaggagaaggagagccCGAACTCGATCAAGatggggaaagggaagataGAGAGAAGGAACGGGATATGGCATATTTGGGTCCGTTGGTGGGCAGTGtcagaggatggagaaatAGGGAGTTGGAAGTGGAAAGTGTGAAGCAGTGGATGGGAACGGGTGCGTTACCGTTGTTGTCCTCGGTGGATATGGATATGGAGTTGAGACGGAATAGTGTTGCGAgtgggaaggaaaagaagaagaagccggcggaggaagagcgcAGAGTTAGTATAGACTCGCAGGCGACGCaggagcaagaggagattggagaagaggaagagcatgaaaagggaaagatggACGTTGATCAATTAACAG AACCTGCGCCATCACCGtccccttcaccacctACCCCTCCGCTAAATCGACGTCAGCTCTCCGCATCAAAGCCCCAAGCGCATCCAACAGTTGGAGATCGACCGCCTACACCACCACATCTaccaccttcctcatccctctccccacctcctcgccgTTCCTCTTTTGGCACGACTGTACCGCATTCGGAGCCAATTACAGAGGTGTCTGAACCAGAGAGTGAGAAGCGACCGCATACAGAGGAGggcagagaagatgatggctCAGAAGATGATTCTGCAGACGTAGAAGAGGGTATGGACGTGCATCagagggaagatggactagaagaggatgaaggtgctTTGAGTGATGCGACGACAGTCACGCTGCCGAGAAGCGGGCGGTCTCCGTCTCTTTCCTCGTTAGGCTCAACCGACGGTTCTGACGATTCGTCATTGTCTGATACACAGAACGTCAGCCGAGAaagtgaggatgagggtgatgacgaagatgagcgTGTGGTGATTAACGCCAgcaaaatgaagaagaaggtcgttccctcatctcctccgctACCTCCATCGAAGTCTAAACCCAATCAGCCGAAACTCCAATCCCAGGTCCCAGGACCCAAATCCAAAGACAGGGTTAAGCCGTTGGTCAAAGACAGGGAGAAAAACAAGGTTCAATCGAAATCCGGAAAACCGTTTTCTAGTCCCAACAATGGCCATCAGGTCAAGGCAAAAGCGAAAAGGGGTGATTTATCGCAAGCTCAATCATCACGTCAACGGCCAgattcatcttcatcttccatcaaaGATCGAGAAAAGTTGGGCAAAAAGCCTGTTCCGGTAGGCATTGGAGCAGGGTTGAAGGGTAGTAAGAAGCGAGCGAAGCGGATTGTGTCCAGTTCtgagacggaagaagatgaagtgagagtgaagaagaagttgaaggaaaaggagaaggaaaagaaaagcgaGCAGAAGCCGAGTTTACCatctgttgttgctgttaATTCAGATGGTCCTGCGCCCAAAGAGGCTACTCCACCGCCTAaaccacctcttccactgACACCACCCCCGCTATTGACTTTTTTGTCTGTCAAAGAACCCACTCCTCCTGCCCCCGTCCCCGAACCAGTACCGAAGGAGCCTACTCCTCCACCCCCAGAACCGCCGAAGAAGGTATCGTTATCAGAGTATTTGAAGACGCACAAGTTTAGGAAGGAGAGTCAGACGCCGTCCCCGGCGGCAAATACGGGGGCAAGCGGGAATGGTGGTGCTGCAGGATCGACTGCAGTAGGTGCAGGCATTCCAGGGCTCGGCGGCTATCTTCCTCCTAAACCGCCTTCTACGTCAGCGGAGGCTCCTAAATCAGAACATGTTGAGCATGAGAATAGGGAGGAGAGCAATCCTCCCAATTCTTTTGTGCCTACCAACACTTCAGCTACTGTTGCGACTTCCGCTTCAACATCAGGACTGAACCTGTTTGAGCATTTGCCCTCGTCCCGCGGCTCTGCTTCTGGGTCAGCCTTGGGTTTAGGTCCCGAAGGTAATTCTGGGTTAGATCTTGTCAACGCTTCCGGTCCTTTATCGGCTGTTGAGCCGACCCCTGCTCCCGTGTCAGCAACCAAAAATTCGGACGACAATGATCCCTTGTCATCGTCCGCGATCGCTACAGCCCTTTCGCTTGCCAGCGCTATCACGTCTGCCACATCTCGCGGACAAAATGTGAATCATGAGGCCAGCATCGGGGCAACAAGACCCGTCATGCAGTCCAGTACGAGTACGAGCTACGTCCCTCGACAATCACAACCTCAAGTGCAGTCTACTCCGTCATCAGCGACCATATCTCTGCCTATGCCTACCTCGGCCTCGAAAGACCATTTTGTTCATCCTTTGCCTTCGACCCCGTCTATTCCCCCTCCTGCTACTCCAAACAATGCTGTTAGTGCTGCCGCCAGAGTGTCCTCTTCCTATATCCCTCGACAagtctcttcctcatctatGACCTCTGCGGGAGGCGTAGAAGAACCGCACTCGCCTCACAGAGGTTTTACGGGATTGTATGGGAggcgagaaagagagaggtcGCCGATAAGAGGAGATTTCAGAGACAGAGATAGAGAAAGAGACAGGGACTGGGATAGAGATCGCGATCGTGATCGCCGCCCTCTCAGTCATAACCACCGCGACCTTCCCGAACGGCCAAGCACAAGTACCAGTACCAGTACCAGTATCCCACCACCCCTCGCTGCACGAGACCTTCCACCACATACATCTTCTACACTTCCTGGAACTCCCAGCGGGTTAGCGAAGACGACAGGATTAGGTCTCGGTTTGCCGAGAGCGCCGCCAACGGGACCTAAAGTACCTCCTACCGGGCCAAGGGCGTTTAGTGGTTCGGGAGCACCAGGAGCAGGGGTGGAGACGGCTGCGAATACGCCAACAGCTGGTGGGCTTGGTGGTGTAGGCGCTGGTCTGGGATTGtcaagaggaaggggtTTCCGTGGGTTTGCGCCGAGGGGTGTATGGAGAGGTAGAGGGTTTCGAGGACGTGGGAGAGGTGGATAA
- a CDS encoding cytoplasm protein, putative — protein MPTRVIPGVTMVDDGPSVVVPPINFSLVAPGIYRSGHPNRKNFPFLKRLNLKGIIYVEGSDPYRQDSLDFVQSQNLELYRFDFSNESDLYTPEGQERMEALLKVLLDKRNYPLLVHDDTGKGSCTLVCALIRRFQSWSLTGLFAEGDMFAGPAGGAEGVGLGETGMEFIAAFQPKLVAYDRTWRPDWADY, from the exons ATGCCAACTAGGGTGATTCCTGGGGTAACAATGGTTGACGACGGTCCATCAGTGGTTGTTCCGCCCATCAACTTCTCGCTTGTTGCTCCAGGCATATACCGTTCAGGACATCCCAACCGCAAAaacttcccttttctcaaAAGGCTCAACCTCAAGGGCATCATCTATGTCGAAGGATCTGATCCTTACCGGCAAGACTCGCTCGACTTCGTTCAGTCGCAAAATCTCGAACTGTACCGCTTTGACTTCAGCAATGAATCCGACTTGTACACCCCAGAAGGACAGGAACGCATGGAGGCTCTACTGAAGGTCCTGTTGGACAAGAGAAATTATCCTCTGCTGGTCCATGATGATACTGGCAAAGGAAGTTGCACTCTAGTGTGCGCTTTGATCAGGAGGTTTCAGTCTTGGAGTCTGACGGGCCTCTTTGCGGAGGGAGATATGTTTGCTGGTCCCGCAGGAGGAGCGGAAGGTGTTGGACTAGGAGAGACTGGGATGGAG TTCATTGCCGCATTTCAACCAAAGCTGGTGGCTTACGACCGCACATGGCGACCAGATTGGGCTGATTACTGA
- a CDS encoding ubiquitin conjugating enzyme, putative — protein sequence MMPPTPRTNASSSSSPYPPSRPNSAKPAISSNGNSSTANSSLILRKQLMELQKHPVDGFSAGLVDDDNMLEWDIVIMGPVDTLWEGAILKARLIFPPEYPLLPPKMIFDSEMWHPNIYNKGDKKGEVCVSILHQPGEDEWGFEDAGERWLPVHTVESVLISVISLLSQDVPDLSSPANVDAAKEVREDYPSYKKKVKRLARRSAEEAYD from the exons ATGATGCCTCCTACTCCCCGCACCAACGCTagctcatcctcctccccttaTCCTCCGTCCCGCCCCAACTCTGCAAAGCCCGCCATTTCTTCAAATGGTAACTCCAGTACGGCAAATTCGTCACTGATACTCCGCAAGCAGCTTATGG AGCTCCAGAAGCATCCCGTGGACGGATTCTCTGCTGGTCTTGTGGACGATGATAACATGCTGGAGTGGGATATCGTCATTATGGG TCCTGTGGATACTTTATGGGAAGGCGCCATTCTCAAAGCTCGACTCATTTTCCCTCCT GAGTACCCTTTATTACCCCCAAAGATGATCTTCGATTCTGAAATGTGGCATCCTAATA TATACAACAAGGGCGATAAGAAGGGAGAAGTCTGTGTTTCTATCTTG CACCAGCcaggtgaagatgaatgGGGGTTCGAAGATGCAGGAGAAAGATGGTTACCCGTCCACACGGTTGAATCTGTC TTGATTTCCGtcatctcccttctctctcaagaCGTCCCAgacctctcttcccccgcCAACGTCGATGCGGCCAAGGAGGTTAGGGAAGATTATCCCTCatacaagaagaaggttaAGCGGTTGGCAAGGAGAAGTGCTGAGGAGGCTTATGATTGA